In one Flavobacteriales bacterium genomic region, the following are encoded:
- a CDS encoding right-handed parallel beta-helix repeat-containing protein — protein sequence MRYSLLRTLLLLTAAIVWHAGRSATYYISPTGNDSNNGTSQATAWQTLERFNQISFSLQPGDRVLLQRGGVYRGKININGSGTASSYIEVGAYGNGAQPIISGSVAVAGWTQHSGNIWRVPMSQAVKHVYVNGALQTIARFPNTGWLRVDQGTSTSLTDAELSQPNGYWTGATAVIRTTNWSYDTAYVSAFSNGVLTHSSTGNNLQSQQWGYFLRNKLELLDAPGEWFHDRAAGQLYLWCPNNANPNNVLVEASVTDFGVYVSWQRHHIKVDGIHFKHQHTASLRLSGTSDLEAMNCTFTDTWQAILSTGNNQDFHHLTVQRTYGTAISLLDNGTSLHHCTLEDIATVPGLGENNMGYLGIRMNGADVTVADNRLVNVGYIAIAVANNAVVERNVVINAMAILNDGGGISFDHADGAVIRNNIVRDLQGDIESCAPNWINAYPMCHGIYFGNTSIKNTLVKDNTVTNCSVSGIHVDHTMVSTGNRIEGNVLFNNKIQLSISDFSNYNGPGATAPYFVPAFNTVYTGNVLYGVTKDQLCMRQYHVNGSAYVDYGTFTNNRYFNPYNDRSIYLHNTFAGTHRYFTLERWQSTFTEDAGSTRSPLYLPSMEVLEVFGTNAVANGSFNSNVNGWGGWPTQGQLTHNASRLDGGCMRVSFTDNASYNTFNLKHSTNASLQQGSWYRLRFSIVSDLMGELTVGFKGISQLSTPVQEGERVFPFDANRRDVEHFFQSSITDQGACQFTNHYTEGVYFIDNIALERVSAVPVDPFERQQLLINEGPTDQTFSLQGCWSDTDGNLHTGSITLPAYRSVVLVKEDDSTCLTTGMGDGSDGTSAAANALHAFPNPASPGQSIAVEVPAGSGALMLYGLQGQLLLTERVTGARSMLVLPSGLGAGTYLLVHEDDGRRTPQRISVL from the coding sequence ATGCGATACTCCTTGCTCCGCACGCTCCTCCTCCTCACCGCCGCCATCGTGTGGCATGCCGGCCGGAGCGCCACCTACTACATCTCTCCGACGGGGAACGACAGCAACAACGGCACCAGCCAGGCCACCGCCTGGCAGACGCTGGAGCGCTTCAACCAGATCTCCTTCTCACTGCAGCCCGGCGACCGCGTCCTGCTGCAGCGTGGCGGCGTATACCGAGGGAAGATCAATATCAATGGTAGCGGCACCGCGTCCAGCTACATCGAGGTCGGTGCCTACGGCAATGGTGCGCAGCCCATCATCAGCGGAAGCGTGGCGGTCGCCGGATGGACCCAGCACAGCGGCAACATCTGGCGCGTGCCCATGAGCCAGGCGGTGAAGCATGTGTACGTGAACGGGGCCCTGCAGACCATCGCCCGCTTCCCCAATACCGGCTGGCTGCGCGTGGACCAGGGTACGAGCACCAGCCTGACGGACGCCGAACTCTCGCAGCCTAACGGGTACTGGACCGGCGCGACTGCGGTGATCCGCACCACCAATTGGAGCTACGACACCGCCTACGTCAGCGCCTTCAGCAATGGGGTGCTCACCCACAGCAGCACGGGCAACAACCTGCAAAGCCAGCAGTGGGGCTACTTCCTGCGCAACAAGCTGGAGCTGCTCGATGCTCCCGGCGAATGGTTCCACGACCGCGCTGCCGGCCAGCTGTACCTGTGGTGCCCCAACAATGCCAACCCCAACAACGTGCTGGTGGAGGCCAGCGTCACCGACTTCGGCGTGTACGTGAGCTGGCAGCGCCACCACATCAAGGTGGACGGCATCCACTTCAAGCACCAGCACACCGCCTCGCTCCGCCTGTCGGGCACCTCCGACCTGGAAGCCATGAACTGCACCTTCACCGACACCTGGCAGGCCATCCTCAGCACAGGCAACAACCAGGACTTCCACCACCTCACGGTGCAGCGCACCTACGGCACGGCCATCTCCCTGCTCGATAACGGCACCAGCCTCCATCACTGCACGCTTGAGGACATCGCCACCGTGCCCGGTCTCGGCGAGAACAACATGGGCTACCTCGGCATCCGGATGAACGGCGCCGATGTAACGGTCGCCGACAACCGCCTCGTCAACGTCGGCTACATCGCCATCGCCGTGGCCAACAATGCCGTGGTGGAGCGCAACGTGGTGATCAATGCCATGGCGATCCTCAACGATGGCGGGGGCATCTCCTTCGACCACGCCGATGGCGCCGTCATCCGCAACAACATCGTCCGCGACCTTCAGGGCGACATCGAGAGCTGCGCCCCGAACTGGATCAATGCCTACCCCATGTGCCATGGCATCTACTTCGGCAACACGAGCATCAAGAACACCCTGGTGAAGGACAACACGGTGACGAACTGCAGCGTGAGCGGCATCCATGTCGACCATACGATGGTGAGCACCGGGAACCGGATCGAGGGCAACGTGCTCTTCAACAACAAGATCCAGCTCAGCATCTCGGACTTCAGCAACTACAACGGCCCCGGAGCCACCGCACCCTACTTCGTGCCCGCGTTCAACACGGTTTACACGGGCAATGTGCTCTATGGGGTGACCAAGGACCAGCTCTGCATGCGGCAGTACCATGTGAACGGCTCGGCCTATGTCGATTACGGCACCTTCACGAACAACCGGTACTTCAACCCGTACAACGACCGCAGCATCTACCTGCACAACACCTTCGCCGGCACGCACCGCTACTTCACGCTGGAGCGCTGGCAGAGCACCTTCACCGAGGATGCCGGGTCCACCCGGAGCCCGCTCTACCTCCCCAGCATGGAAGTGCTCGAGGTGTTCGGCACGAACGCGGTCGCCAACGGGAGCTTCAACAGCAACGTGAACGGATGGGGCGGATGGCCCACGCAGGGACAGCTGACGCACAACGCCAGCCGCCTCGACGGCGGATGCATGCGGGTGTCCTTCACCGACAACGCCTCCTACAACACCTTCAACCTGAAGCACAGCACGAATGCCAGCTTGCAGCAAGGCAGCTGGTACCGGCTCCGCTTCAGCATCGTGAGCGACCTGATGGGCGAGCTCACCGTGGGCTTCAAGGGCATCAGCCAGCTGAGCACGCCGGTGCAGGAGGGCGAGCGGGTGTTCCCCTTCGATGCCAACCGGCGCGATGTGGAGCACTTCTTCCAGAGCAGCATCACCGACCAAGGCGCCTGCCAGTTCACGAACCACTACACCGAGGGCGTCTACTTCATCGACAACATCGCCCTGGAGCGGGTGAGCGCCGTGCCGGTGGACCCCTTCGAGCGCCAGCAGCTGCTGATCAACGAAGGCCCGACCGACCAGACCTTCAGCCTGCAGGGCTGCTGGAGCGACACGGATGGCAACCTCCACACCGGCTCCATCACGCTGCCGGCCTACCGCTCCGTGGTGCTGGTGAAGGAGGACGATTCCACCTGCCTCACCACGGGCATGGGCGATGGCAGCGATGGCACTTCTGCTGCGGCCAACGCGTTGCATGCCTTCCCGAACCCCGCCAGCCCCGGCCAATCCATCGCGGTGGAGGTGCCGGCCGGCTCGGGCGCCTTGATGCTGTATGGCCTGCAGGGACAGCTGCTGCTCACCGAGCGCGTGACCGGTGCCCGCTCCATGCTGGTGCTGCCCAGCGGCCTGGGAGCCGGCACCTACCTCCTGGTGCACGAGGATGACGGGCGCCGAACACCGCAGCGGATCTCCGTCCTGTGA
- a CDS encoding NAD(P)-dependent oxidoreductase, producing MSEGMRLLVTGASGFIGTNLVERFTALGVPLLNLDWNPPLNPAHAVHWREADIMDRQALAAAFDAFKPTHVVHLAARTDTEEPVDVDAYRQNHEGTRRLLEAVKACPSVRRIIITSTQFVCEAGYQPRHDLDFKPFTVYGESKRLTEMATREAGLACTWTIIRPTTIWGPWSLRYRDVLFKVMRKGLYFHPGRQRVVRSYGYVGNVVWQIERMLTVPDATVNGKVFYVGDPPFDLKEWVEEVSKQLTGRPVRYIPSLLVRSIALVGDAFKAVGLPFPITSGRYRSMTSDYITPMDRTIEAVGQAPFSIPDGVREMVRWYDDGSERWTAGPKKDARTDSDAQ from the coding sequence ATGAGTGAGGGGATGCGGCTGCTGGTCACCGGCGCCTCGGGATTCATCGGCACCAATCTGGTGGAGCGCTTCACCGCCCTGGGCGTGCCGCTGCTCAACCTGGACTGGAATCCTCCGCTCAACCCGGCCCACGCCGTTCACTGGCGCGAGGCGGATATCATGGACCGGCAAGCCCTGGCCGCCGCATTCGATGCCTTCAAGCCCACGCACGTGGTGCACCTCGCAGCCCGCACGGACACCGAGGAGCCCGTGGATGTGGACGCCTACAGGCAGAACCACGAGGGCACGCGGCGGCTTCTCGAGGCAGTGAAGGCATGCCCCAGCGTGCGCCGCATCATCATCACCAGCACGCAGTTCGTCTGCGAGGCCGGTTACCAGCCCCGGCACGACCTCGATTTCAAGCCATTCACGGTCTACGGCGAGTCGAAGCGGCTCACCGAAATGGCCACGCGTGAGGCCGGCCTGGCCTGTACCTGGACGATCATCCGGCCCACCACCATCTGGGGCCCGTGGTCGCTGCGCTACCGCGACGTCCTGTTCAAGGTGATGCGCAAGGGGCTCTATTTCCACCCCGGGCGGCAGCGCGTGGTCCGCTCCTACGGCTATGTGGGCAATGTGGTGTGGCAGATCGAACGGATGCTCACCGTACCCGACGCCACGGTGAACGGGAAGGTCTTCTACGTGGGCGACCCGCCCTTCGACCTCAAGGAATGGGTGGAGGAGGTGTCGAAGCAGTTGACCGGCCGGCCGGTGCGGTACATCCCCAGCCTGCTGGTGCGCTCCATCGCCCTCGTCGGCGATGCCTTCAAGGCGGTCGGGCTGCCTTTCCCCATCACCAGCGGCCGCTACCGAAGCATGACCTCCGACTACATCACCCCCATGGACCGCACGATCGAGGCGGTGGGCCAGGCGCCCTTCAGCATTCCCGATGGCGTGCGCGAGATGGTGCGGTGGTACGACGACGGCAGCGAGCGCTGGACCGCCGGCCCGAAGAAGGACGCACGAACCGATTCGGACGCGCAGTGA
- a CDS encoding flippase: MIRTEGSRKVLRNVSWLFVERLVRLAVVLLTGIYVARGLGEELFGHLNYATGFVGLFFALGAMGIDEILVRDLVKHPERRAELLGTGALIKLAGAALLVLLATLGSLLKGMDALTVSLVVVIASAELLRPFGVIEQWFMSQVKAGPVVRVQMAQVLVSSGVKFALLGLIHAGVLTAREALIGFAWVYVIESVVLTLGYLLALQRWGGSWRTWRASRSMARHLLRESWPMLIYGMALFVQARIDQVMIKDMLAAREGEAAAYAEVGQYSVALRMIEALGFLPVIVQASLAPAITRAKGVSHAMYTDRLLNQYRLMFLLFLVTAVPLYFLARPIIVLLFGAEYEPAGVLLSLFAIRLFFTNMGTGKRSFITNESLFRYSLFTAAVGVLVNVGINWLLIPDLRSIGAIWATIISFLVSIFLLDLLFPRTRENLRLMVTGILTFWRFHRAA; this comes from the coding sequence ATGATCCGCACCGAGGGTTCGCGCAAGGTCCTCAGGAACGTGTCCTGGCTGTTCGTCGAGCGCTTGGTGCGCCTGGCGGTGGTGCTCCTCACCGGCATCTATGTGGCGCGCGGTCTCGGCGAGGAGCTCTTCGGCCATCTCAACTACGCCACGGGCTTCGTCGGGCTGTTCTTCGCGCTCGGCGCCATGGGAATCGACGAGATCCTCGTACGCGACCTCGTGAAGCACCCCGAGCGGCGCGCCGAACTCCTGGGCACCGGCGCCCTCATCAAGCTGGCTGGTGCCGCCCTGCTGGTACTCTTGGCCACGCTGGGCTCCCTGCTGAAGGGCATGGATGCGCTCACGGTGTCGCTGGTGGTGGTGATCGCCAGTGCGGAGCTGCTCCGCCCGTTCGGGGTCATCGAGCAATGGTTCATGTCGCAGGTGAAGGCCGGCCCCGTCGTGCGCGTGCAGATGGCGCAGGTCCTGGTGAGCTCCGGGGTGAAGTTCGCCCTGCTCGGACTGATCCATGCGGGCGTGCTCACGGCGCGCGAGGCGCTCATCGGGTTCGCCTGGGTGTACGTCATCGAGTCCGTGGTCCTCACCTTGGGCTACCTGCTGGCGCTGCAGCGCTGGGGCGGCAGCTGGCGCACATGGAGGGCCAGCCGGTCCATGGCGCGCCACCTGCTTCGTGAGTCGTGGCCCATGCTGATCTACGGCATGGCGCTCTTCGTGCAGGCGCGCATCGACCAGGTGATGATCAAGGACATGCTGGCGGCGCGTGAGGGGGAGGCGGCGGCCTACGCGGAGGTGGGCCAGTACTCCGTGGCCCTGCGCATGATCGAGGCGCTCGGGTTCCTGCCCGTGATCGTGCAGGCTTCGCTCGCTCCGGCCATCACCCGTGCCAAGGGGGTCTCCCATGCCATGTACACCGATCGCCTGCTCAATCAGTACCGGCTGATGTTCCTGCTCTTCCTCGTCACTGCGGTGCCCCTTTATTTCCTGGCGCGTCCGATCATCGTGCTGCTGTTCGGCGCCGAGTACGAACCGGCGGGCGTCCTGCTGTCGCTGTTCGCCATCCGGCTCTTCTTCACCAATATGGGTACGGGGAAGCGCAGCTTCATCACCAACGAGAGCCTCTTCCGGTACTCGCTCTTCACGGCGGCCGTCGGTGTGCTCGTGAATGTCGGCATCAATTGGCTCCTCATTCCCGACCTGCGGTCGATCGGCGCCATCTGGGCTACGATCATTTCCTTCCTGGTGAGCATCTTCCTCCTCGACCTGCTGTTCCCACGCACCCGCGAGAACCTCCGACTCATGGTCACCGGCATCCTCACCTTCTGGCGATTCCATCGTGCAGCATGA
- a CDS encoding phosphoglucomutase/phosphomannomutase family protein has product MTKIKFGTDGWRAIIAQEFTVDNVARVSVAVAEWVVRNHPGNTRIVLGHDCRFAGELFAQTCAKVFVSRGIEVHLAQGFVSTPMVSLGAQRVQAGMGVILTASHNPPSYNGYKLKGIHGGPLIPEEVQQVEDMIPDAHGVDLDAIDLAQARKDGLLKHIALEDMYVEHVEKSFDMKAIRECGMRWGYDAMYGAGQNVVRRLLPDAALLHCDYNPSFMGQAPEPIHKNLQEFSALIKQGGIDCGLATDGDADRIGLYNGRGEFIDSHHIILLLIHYLVKYKKFTGKVVVAVSTTPKVKKLCEHYGLEYSVTKIGFKWISGLMITEDVLLGGEESGGIAIKGHIPERDGIWMGLTIWEFMAKSGKTLDELIQEVYAIVGPFAYDRNDLHISEALKQQVLKNCAANAYTRFGDLEVRRLETIDGYKYHFDDEQWLMIRASGTEPVLRCYAESGTMAGAQAILAACKQAIGA; this is encoded by the coding sequence ATGACCAAGATCAAGTTCGGAACCGACGGCTGGCGCGCCATCATTGCGCAGGAATTCACCGTGGACAATGTGGCGCGCGTGAGCGTGGCCGTGGCGGAGTGGGTGGTCCGCAACCACCCCGGCAACACCCGCATCGTGCTGGGCCACGACTGCCGGTTCGCCGGCGAGCTCTTCGCCCAGACTTGCGCCAAGGTGTTCGTGAGCCGCGGCATCGAGGTGCACCTCGCCCAGGGCTTCGTCAGCACTCCCATGGTGAGCCTGGGCGCCCAGCGCGTGCAGGCGGGCATGGGCGTGATCCTTACCGCCAGCCACAACCCGCCCAGCTACAACGGCTACAAGCTGAAGGGCATCCACGGCGGTCCGCTCATCCCCGAGGAGGTGCAGCAAGTGGAGGACATGATCCCCGATGCGCATGGCGTGGACCTGGATGCCATCGACCTGGCCCAGGCGCGCAAGGACGGCCTGCTGAAGCACATCGCCCTCGAGGACATGTACGTGGAGCATGTGGAGAAGAGCTTCGACATGAAGGCCATCCGCGAATGCGGCATGCGCTGGGGCTACGATGCCATGTACGGCGCCGGCCAGAACGTGGTGCGCCGCCTGCTGCCCGATGCCGCGCTCCTTCACTGCGATTACAACCCGTCCTTCATGGGCCAGGCGCCGGAGCCCATCCACAAGAACCTGCAGGAGTTCAGCGCGCTGATCAAGCAGGGCGGCATCGATTGCGGCCTGGCCACAGACGGCGATGCCGACCGCATCGGCCTGTACAACGGCCGCGGCGAGTTCATCGACTCGCACCACATCATCCTCCTGCTCATCCACTACCTGGTGAAGTACAAGAAGTTCACCGGCAAGGTGGTGGTGGCCGTGAGCACCACGCCCAAGGTGAAGAAGCTCTGCGAGCACTACGGGCTGGAGTACAGCGTCACCAAGATCGGCTTCAAGTGGATCAGCGGTCTGATGATCACCGAGGATGTGCTGCTGGGCGGCGAGGAGAGCGGCGGCATCGCCATCAAGGGGCACATCCCCGAGCGCGACGGCATCTGGATGGGGCTCACCATCTGGGAATTCATGGCCAAGAGCGGCAAGACGCTCGATGAGCTGATCCAGGAGGTGTACGCCATCGTGGGGCCCTTCGCCTATGACCGCAACGACCTGCACATCAGCGAGGCGCTGAAGCAGCAGGTGCTGAAGAACTGCGCCGCCAACGCCTACACGCGCTTCGGCGACCTGGAGGTGCGCCGCCTGGAGACCATCGACGGCTACAAGTACCACTTCGACGACGAGCAATGGCTCATGATCCGCGCCAGCGGCACCGAGCCCGTGCTGCGCTGCTACGCGGAGTCGGGCACCATGGCCGGCGCGCAGGCGATCCTGGCCGCGTGCAAGCAGGCCATCGGCGCCTGA
- a CDS encoding glycosyltransferase family 4 protein, whose protein sequence is MPRSPMRILVVGQTPPPFGGQAVMIQALLDGRYERIRLFHVRMAFSSDMESVGKFAVGKLAVLAGTIARIWWARLRHGTTVLYYPPSGPQMVPVLRDIALLCATRWLFGKVVFHFHAGGVSGFEERLPGFFRPFFRFAYRRPHLAIRTAPQNPPDGMALGALRDAVVPNGIPDHRGQVPERCSGPGEPLEILFVGVLVESKGVRVLLEAFAQLLDLGVDARLRVMGRWSEEPLKAWSMAFIAGRGLKDRVEFLGVLQGTEKDRRFAACDIFCFPSYFEAESFGLVLVEAMQFAKPVVSTTWRGIPSVVEEGVNGFLVPVRDTGAVAARLLQLAQDPGLRSRMGQAGRRIFEQRFTLEAFQRAMERELSALE, encoded by the coding sequence GTGCCCCGTTCCCCCATGCGCATCCTGGTGGTCGGCCAGACCCCGCCACCGTTCGGCGGACAGGCCGTCATGATCCAAGCCCTCCTGGATGGCCGGTACGAGCGCATCAGGCTGTTCCATGTGCGGATGGCATTCTCCTCGGACATGGAAAGCGTGGGCAAGTTCGCGGTAGGCAAGCTGGCGGTGCTCGCCGGCACCATTGCCCGCATCTGGTGGGCGAGGCTCAGGCACGGCACTACCGTGCTCTATTACCCCCCGAGCGGCCCTCAGATGGTGCCGGTGCTACGCGACATCGCCCTGCTGTGCGCCACCCGGTGGCTCTTCGGCAAGGTGGTGTTCCACTTCCATGCCGGAGGCGTCTCCGGTTTCGAGGAGCGCTTGCCGGGCTTTTTCCGCCCTTTCTTCCGGTTCGCCTACCGCAGGCCCCACCTGGCCATACGCACTGCGCCGCAGAATCCACCTGATGGCATGGCCTTGGGGGCGCTGCGCGATGCGGTGGTGCCCAACGGCATCCCCGATCATCGCGGACAGGTGCCTGAGCGCTGTTCAGGGCCGGGTGAGCCGCTGGAGATCCTCTTCGTCGGCGTGCTGGTGGAAAGCAAGGGCGTGCGGGTGCTTCTGGAGGCCTTCGCGCAGCTGCTCGACCTTGGTGTAGATGCCCGTTTGAGGGTCATGGGCCGTTGGAGCGAGGAGCCCCTCAAGGCCTGGAGCATGGCGTTCATCGCTGGGCGCGGATTGAAGGACAGGGTGGAGTTCCTCGGCGTGCTGCAGGGCACGGAGAAGGATCGCCGATTCGCGGCATGCGATATCTTCTGCTTCCCATCCTACTTCGAGGCGGAGAGCTTCGGTCTGGTGCTGGTGGAGGCCATGCAGTTCGCCAAGCCCGTGGTGAGCACCACTTGGCGGGGCATACCGTCGGTGGTGGAGGAGGGCGTCAATGGCTTCCTCGTACCGGTTAGGGATACCGGCGCCGTGGCCGCACGGTTGCTTCAGCTCGCACAGGATCCCGGGCTCCGCTCCCGCATGGGGCAGGCCGGCCGGCGCATCTTTGAGCAACGGTTCACGTTAGAGGCCTTTCAACGCGCCATGGAGCGCGAATTATCCGCATTGGAATGA
- the mltG gene encoding endolytic transglycosylase MltG, whose protein sequence is MAGHRSKWIIAGAIVAAAAGIAAFAVWRGVMGPATRFAEESRVVLIPTGAGLDAAMDSLRRIGAVGNEQVFRRLAERGRIKPGRYRIRRGMSARALARMLHAGEQEPVRVTFSNVDHLQELAGRLDHALEPDSIAFLRAFLDPEQQRAAGLDEATMIGLFLPNTYELWWTTTPERFIARMRQEYDAFWNAERRAKAEALGLTPAEVSTLASIVQAETVRMIDAPTIAGVYLNRLRIGMPLQADPTLKFALGLDSVNRVLNRDKLVDSPYNTYQNPGLPPGPINMPEPRFIESVLTAPRHDYLYFCARADLSGYTDFARTYEQHLVNARRYQKALNERRIYR, encoded by the coding sequence ATGGCGGGGCATAGAAGCAAGTGGATCATCGCGGGTGCCATTGTGGCGGCCGCAGCCGGCATTGCTGCATTCGCCGTTTGGCGCGGGGTGATGGGGCCTGCCACGCGCTTCGCGGAGGAGAGCCGCGTGGTGCTCATCCCCACGGGAGCCGGCCTCGATGCCGCCATGGACAGCCTGCGCCGCATCGGAGCCGTGGGGAATGAACAGGTGTTCCGCCGGCTGGCTGAGCGCGGCCGGATCAAACCGGGCCGGTACCGCATCCGGCGGGGCATGAGCGCCCGCGCCCTGGCCCGCATGCTGCATGCGGGGGAGCAGGAGCCCGTGCGGGTCACGTTCAGCAACGTGGACCACCTGCAGGAGCTGGCCGGGCGGCTGGACCATGCACTGGAGCCCGATTCCATCGCCTTTCTCCGCGCCTTCCTCGACCCGGAGCAGCAGCGCGCGGCCGGACTTGATGAGGCGACCATGATCGGCCTGTTTCTGCCCAACACCTATGAGCTGTGGTGGACCACCACCCCCGAGCGGTTCATCGCCCGGATGCGCCAGGAGTACGATGCCTTCTGGAACGCGGAGCGGCGGGCGAAGGCAGAAGCCCTCGGGCTTACGCCGGCGGAGGTCTCCACCCTGGCCTCCATCGTGCAGGCCGAGACCGTGCGCATGATCGATGCCCCCACCATTGCAGGGGTCTACCTCAACCGCTTGCGCATCGGCATGCCGCTCCAAGCCGACCCCACGCTCAAGTTCGCCCTCGGGCTGGACAGCGTGAACCGCGTGCTGAACCGAGACAAGCTGGTGGATTCGCCGTACAATACCTATCAGAACCCAGGGCTCCCGCCCGGCCCCATCAACATGCCCGAGCCGCGCTTCATCGAGTCGGTGCTGACCGCTCCCCGCCATGACTACCTGTATTTCTGCGCGCGGGCCGACCTGAGCGGCTACACCGATTTCGCGCGCACCTACGAGCAGCACCTGGTGAACGCCCGCCGCTACCAGAAGGCGCTGAACGAGCGCCGGATCTACCGCTGA
- the dapF gene encoding diaminopimelate epimerase — MLIRFSKWHGTGNDFIMVDDRSGAFPSGDEGLIRRLCDRHFGIGSDGLILIQAPRATGTDFHMEFYNPDASRSFCGNGSRCAFAFWSALNGRVEEARFTAIDGWHQGAWHGEEVAVTLGSVPCVAQHDDHDFVHTGSPHEVVRVPDVDAVEVMVDGPKRAHDPRRGPGGTNVNYVCVREGTVRMRTFERGVEAETLSCGTGVVAAALSAMARHESQSPACVITRGGQLLVEAERADREGWHRIRLIGPAVHVFDGTIAA; from the coding sequence ATGCTGATCCGTTTCTCCAAATGGCACGGGACCGGCAACGACTTCATCATGGTCGATGACCGGTCCGGCGCATTCCCCTCGGGTGACGAGGGCCTCATCCGGCGGCTCTGCGACCGGCATTTCGGCATCGGGAGCGATGGGCTCATCCTGATCCAGGCGCCGCGAGCGACGGGCACGGACTTCCATATGGAGTTCTACAACCCCGATGCGAGCCGGAGCTTCTGCGGCAACGGCAGCCGCTGCGCCTTCGCCTTCTGGAGTGCGCTCAACGGCCGTGTGGAGGAGGCGCGCTTCACGGCCATCGATGGCTGGCACCAGGGCGCATGGCATGGCGAGGAGGTGGCGGTGACGCTCGGCTCCGTGCCCTGCGTGGCGCAGCACGACGACCACGACTTCGTCCATACCGGATCGCCGCACGAGGTGGTGCGCGTGCCCGATGTGGATGCGGTGGAGGTCATGGTGGATGGCCCGAAGCGCGCGCACGACCCGCGGCGGGGCCCCGGCGGCACCAATGTGAACTACGTGTGCGTGCGCGAAGGCACGGTGCGCATGCGCACTTTTGAACGCGGCGTGGAGGCGGAAACGTTGAGTTGCGGCACCGGCGTGGTGGCCGCTGCGCTGAGCGCGATGGCACGGCATGAATCGCAATCGCCCGCGTGCGTCATCACGCGCGGGGGGCAATTGCTGGTGGAGGCCGAACGGGCGGATCGCGAGGGCTGGCACAGGATACGGCTCATCGGCCCGGCCGTTCATGTGTTCGATGGCACCATCGCGGCCTGA
- a CDS encoding nucleotide-diphospho-sugar transferase, producing the protein MQDAERPFTLTTPVLLIGFNRTGPLRQVFEAIRAARPSRLYFAADGPRNEKERERCEAVRAMAKEVDWPCEVHTRFNERNLGLRMGVSSALDWFFLHEPEGIVLEDDTLPVPSFFRFAQEMLERYREDERVWVVMGNNLMEDWAGERDGDYYFSAHGYGAPWGWASWRRVWRHYDSAMGQWPALKTTARLADFFLSKEEERDVHAMFDRVHSGVMNSWSYQLDITRVINHGLNILPETNLIDNIGFGDDGTHTVSLSDPRNKRTARDISFPLRHPRFMMLDARRDREYFRRYIGSTPRERFKQRIKELIPGGPKGPLVQGLIGLKRKFGG; encoded by the coding sequence ATGCAGGACGCTGAACGCCCCTTCACGCTCACCACGCCGGTGCTCCTCATCGGGTTCAACAGAACGGGGCCGCTCCGGCAGGTGTTCGAGGCCATCCGTGCGGCCCGGCCATCCCGGCTCTACTTCGCAGCCGACGGGCCGCGCAACGAGAAGGAGCGAGAGCGCTGCGAGGCCGTGCGTGCCATGGCCAAGGAGGTGGACTGGCCCTGCGAGGTGCATACGCGGTTCAACGAGCGCAACCTGGGCCTCCGGATGGGCGTGAGCTCGGCCCTGGACTGGTTCTTCCTGCATGAGCCGGAGGGCATCGTGCTGGAGGACGACACCCTGCCGGTGCCCTCGTTCTTCCGGTTCGCCCAGGAGATGCTGGAGCGGTACCGAGAGGATGAGCGCGTATGGGTGGTGATGGGGAACAACCTCATGGAGGATTGGGCGGGCGAGCGCGATGGGGATTACTATTTCAGCGCCCATGGCTATGGTGCGCCGTGGGGGTGGGCCAGCTGGCGCCGGGTCTGGCGCCATTATGACTCCGCCATGGGCCAATGGCCTGCCCTCAAGACCACCGCGCGGCTGGCCGATTTCTTCCTGAGCAAGGAGGAGGAGCGCGATGTGCATGCCATGTTCGACCGCGTGCATTCCGGCGTGATGAACTCCTGGAGCTACCAGCTGGACATCACCAGGGTCATCAACCATGGCCTGAACATCCTGCCTGAGACGAACCTGATCGACAACATCGGCTTCGGGGACGATGGCACGCACACCGTCAGCCTCTCCGATCCGCGCAACAAGCGCACGGCACGCGACATCTCCTTCCCGTTGCGGCATCCCCGCTTCATGATGCTCGACGCCCGGCGCGACCGCGAGTACTTCCGCAGGTACATCGGCAGTACGCCCCGCGAGCGCTTCAAGCAGCGCATCAAGGAGCTCATACCGGGCGGCCCCAAGGGGCCCTTGGTGCAGGGGCTCATCGGGCTGAAGCGTAAGTTCGGAGGCTAG